The Drosophila virilis strain 15010-1051.87 unplaced genomic scaffold, Dvir_AGI_RSII-ME tig00001170, whole genome shotgun sequence genome includes a window with the following:
- the Parp1 gene encoding poly [ADP-ribose] polymerase — protein MDIELPYMAEYAKSGRASCKGCKTVILKDSIRLAVMVQSPFHDGKMPNWFHKDCFFKKQKPASVGDIKNFENLRFADQTELSKLIETISVTVAGKRSKSEQEALKDFGIEYSKSGRAACRGCELKISKDEVRVFKTVYDTEIGMKYGGQKVWHHLECFAQMRSDVGWFDTGENLPGYKLLKDEDKELVLKLLPVVKSDDTPDAKKPKLEPNDEIEEKKKMKKLKKQNDILFNYRDHLKREMKKSDIEKLLIYNAQEPLTGDSEKLLDQAADLLAFGAIKSCPECKSTQFIFNKSGYLCNGNISEWTKCTQLLTEPQRTSCKIPNELKSEYRFLNAFKNKPEARLIQYVPPSALTIAKNIAIKKNPEELNGPKIKRERPPLYNLKFSLIGLKDNEAEIKKRIGKLGGKYDTKITNDTIAIISTEKEVELSSSRMKKAKDLGIHIVPLKYLDSVESDSSGAIDFICSMTLCDWGTDPSGRFPQEDIKSSKSKSIYTKSVPKSVTLRVKNGIAVDPDSGLEDIAHVYVQGDSKYNIVLGLTDIQRNKNSYYKIQLLEADKQNKYWIFRSWGRIGTTIGSSKVEDFKTVVDAIQCFHSVYAEKTGNEFRNRNNFVKIPGRMYPIDIQYEEYKEVNDASSGNIDSKLEPSVQNLIKLIFDVDSMKKTMMEFHIDLEKMPLGKLSLKQLQSAYTVVNEIYELIQQTGTNARFIDASNRFYTLIPHSFGVNAPPLIETIEQIENLRQMLDSLAEIEVAYNLIKNEDHLGNINPLDKHYEQLKTHLEPIDKNSEEFTILNKYVQNTHASTHSSYELQVIDVFKVARQGEARRFKPFKKLQNRKLLWHGSRLTNFVGILSHGLKIAPPEAPPTGYMFGKGIYFADMVSKSANYCCTSQQNSTGLLLLSEVALGDMMECTAAKYVNKLPKGKHSCFGHGRTMPNPKESYVRADGVEIPLGKPITDANFTSSLLYNEFIVYDIAQVNVQYLFRMEFKYKY, from the exons atgGATATCGAATTGCCTTACATGGCAGAGTATGCCAAATCGGGACGAGCTTCTTGTAAAGGATGTAAAACAGTAATTTTAAAGGATTCCATTCGGCTTGCAGTTATGGTTCAA tcaCCCTTTCATGACGGAAAAATGCCAAACTGGTTTCACAAGGACTGTTTTTTTAAGAAGCAAAAACCAGCCTCCGTAGGGGACATCAAGAACTTCGAAAACTTAAGGTTTGCGGACCAAACTGAGCTCTCAAAACTGATTG AAACTATATCGGTAACTGTTGCTGGCAAACGTTCAAAGTCCGAACAGGAAGCACTTAAAGATTTTGGGATCGAATACTCTAAATCAGGTCGAGCTGCATGTCGCGGCTGCGAACTAAAAATAAGCAAGGATGAAGTTCGAGTCTTTAAAACCGTTTACGATACTGAAATTGGCATGAAATACGGCGGTCAAAAAGTATGGCATCATTTGGAGTGCTTTGCACAAATGCGATCGGACGTTGGTTGGTTTGACACTGGCGAAAACCTGCCTGGATATAAGCTCCTTAAAGACGAAGATAAGGAGCTTGTTTTAAAACTTCTTCC TGTGGTTAAATCTGACGATACCCCAGACGCCAAGAAGCCGAAGCTAGAGCCTAATGATGAAAtcgaggaaaaaaaaaagatgaaaaagttaaaaaagcagaatgatattttgtttaattatcgTGATCATTTAAAAAGAGAAATGAAAAAATCAGATATCGAGAAGCTGTTAATATATAATGCACAGGAGCCTTTGACTGGGGATTCGGAAAAGCTTTTAGATCAAGCAGCAGATCTATTGGCATTCGGTGCAATTAAGTCTTGTCCAGAATGCAAGAGTACGCAGTTCATCTTTAACAAGTCAGGTTACCTTTGTAACGGAAACATATCAGAATGGACCAAATGCACACAGTTATTAACTGAGCCTCAGCGGACTTCGTGCAAAATCCCAAATGAACTTAAATCTGAATATCGTTTTTTGAATGCTTTCAAAAACAAGCCCGAAGCCCGTCTTATTCAGTATGTTCCTCCAAGTGCATTAACTATTGCTAAAAACATTGCCATAAAGAAAAATCCAGAAGAACTAAATGG tccaaaaataaaacgagaaCGACCACCATTATACAACCTGAAATTCTCTCTTATCGGCTTGAAAGATAATGAAGCAGAAATAAAAAAGCGTATCGGAAAGTTGGGAGGTAAATATGATACCAAAATAACCAATGACACTATTGCCATAATATCAACCGAAAAAGAAGTTGAATTATCCAGTTCTCGTatgaaaaaagcaaaagaccTGGGAATACATATTGTTCCTCTGAAGTATCTTGATTCAGTAGAATCGGATAGCTCTGGCGCTATTGATTTTATATGTAGTATGACTCTTTGCGACTGGGGAACCGACCCATCAGGCCGCTTTCCTCAAGAAGATATAAAAAGCTCAAAATCGAAAAGTATCTATACAAAATCTGTACCAAAATCGGTAACTCTTAGAGTGAAGAATGGAATCGCTGTTGATCCTGATAGTGGACTGGAGGATATCGCACACGTATATGTTCAAGGCGACagtaaatataatattgtaCTTGGCTTAACAGACATTCAACGAAACAAGAATTCATATTACAAGATACAACTTTTGGAAGCcgataaacaaaataa gTATTGGATTTTTCGCTCTTGGGGTCGAATTGGAACAACTATTGGAAGCTCAAAGGTGGAAGATTTCAAAACTGTAGTGGATGCTATACAATGTTTTCATAGTGTGTACGCAGAAAAGACCGGAAATGAATTTAGGAACagaaataattttgttaaaataccGGGTCGTATGTACCCAATCGATATACAATATGAAGAATATAAGGAAGTAAATGACGCTAGCAGTGGAAATATTGATTCTAAACTTGAACCGTCAgttcaaaatttaataaaacttaTATTTGATGTCGATTCAATGAAGAAGACAATGATGGAATTCCACATAGATTTGGAAAAAATGCCTTTAGGCAAACTTAGTTTAAAGCAACTGCAGTCGGCATATACTGttgtaaatgaaatttatgaattGATTCAGCAAACTGGCACAAATGCTCGATTTATTGATGCCAGTAATCGATTCTATACATTAATTCCGCATAGTTTTGGAGTCAATGCACCACCTTTAATTGAAACAATTGAACAGATAGAAAATTTACGGCAAATGTTGGATTCATTAGCGGAGATAGAAGTTGCctataatttaataaagaaCGAGGATCATTTGGGTAATATTAATCCATTGGATAAACATTACGAACAATTAAAAACACATCTGGAACCGATTGACAAAAACAGTGAAGAATTCACAATTTTAAACAAGTACGTGCAAAATACTCATGCATCTACACATAGTTCATACGAGCTTCAAGTAATAGATGTCTTTAAGGTAGCTCGACAAGGTGAGGCTCGGCGCTTTAAGCCTTTTAAGAAGCTACAAAACCGTAAATTGCTTTGGCACGGTTCTCGACTTACAAACTTTGTTGGAATATTGTCGCATGGTCTGAAAATTGCTCCGCCAGAAGCACCACCAACTGGCTATATGTTCGGAAAGGGCATTTATTTTGCAGATATGGTGTCCAAATCGGCAAACTATTGTTGTACCAGTCAACAAAACTCTACAGGACTTTTGCTTCTGTCTGAAGTGGCTTTAGGTGACATGATGGAATGTACGGCTGCCAAATATGTAAACAAGTTACCAAAAGGTAAACATAGCTGTTTTGGTCATGGTCGCACGATGCCAAATCCCAAAGAGTCATATGTACGAGCTGATGGTGTTGAAATACCACTAGGAAAGCCTATCACTGATGCCAATTTCACATCTTCGTTGTTGTATAATGAGTTTATTGTCTATGATATTGCTCAGGTCAATGTCCAATACTTATTTCGCATGGAGtttaaatataagtattaa